From a region of the Gammaproteobacteria bacterium genome:
- a CDS encoding AraC family transcriptional regulator, producing MSQTTISTVLQLISQALSVYDIEAAPLFKQAGIDINAPSSKEHQVPMTQVFHLWQLAVDATQNNELGLVAASLFQPTYLKGIGLAWMASANLEQGLRRFVEQSQLINSAMQIKLIEQGDQLLIQYHSKLAPAQRVKGHPCGIQLGIGFFLQMFRIAAAKNIPATGVYFSFAITGNKKAYQDFFQCPIHDNQEINGISFSKSLLNEQLPSHDPELAQINEMAVNKYLSAMKNGEISAKVTKIITELLPTGCANEENVAFKLHLSKRTLQRKLHSENQSFVQLLSSVRLLLAKQQLEMSGCSITEITYQLGYNSPSAFARAFKKHTNLSPLQYRASLRV from the coding sequence ATGAGCCAAACAACAATTTCAACTGTCCTTCAGCTAATATCGCAAGCTCTGTCGGTTTACGACATTGAAGCCGCTCCTCTTTTTAAGCAAGCAGGCATAGATATTAATGCTCCTTCAAGCAAGGAACATCAGGTACCGATGACCCAAGTGTTTCATTTATGGCAGCTGGCTGTCGACGCCACCCAAAATAACGAGTTGGGCTTAGTGGCCGCTTCGCTATTTCAGCCGACTTACTTAAAGGGTATTGGGCTCGCATGGATGGCCAGTGCCAACCTAGAACAAGGTCTGCGCCGTTTTGTCGAGCAAAGCCAGCTAATTAATTCAGCGATGCAAATCAAGCTGATTGAACAAGGCGATCAACTATTAATTCAATATCATTCAAAACTAGCGCCAGCCCAGCGAGTTAAGGGCCACCCGTGTGGTATTCAGCTCGGCATTGGTTTTTTTCTGCAGATGTTTCGCATCGCAGCGGCAAAAAACATTCCGGCAACCGGTGTTTATTTTAGCTTTGCGATCACAGGTAACAAAAAAGCTTACCAAGATTTTTTCCAGTGCCCGATCCACGACAACCAAGAGATTAATGGGATTTCGTTTTCAAAATCATTGCTCAATGAGCAATTGCCAAGTCACGATCCTGAGTTAGCACAGATAAACGAAATGGCGGTCAATAAATACCTCAGTGCCATGAAAAATGGTGAAATCAGTGCCAAGGTGACCAAGATAATTACCGAGCTATTACCAACCGGCTGCGCTAATGAAGAAAATGTCGCTTTTAAGCTGCACTTGAGTAAACGCACGCTGCAACGAAAGTTACACTCTGAAAATCAATCTTTTGTGCAATTGCTAAGTTCAGTCCGTTTATTATTGGCTAAGCAACAACTAGAAATGAGCGGCTGTTCAATTACTGAAATAACCTATCAGCTAGGTTACAACTCTCCTAGTGCATTCGCCCGCGCCTTTAAGAAACACACAAACTTATCACCGCTGCAATACCGGGCGAGTCTTCGCGTATAA
- a CDS encoding DUF3313 domain-containing protein: protein MKNKMKVVVSNKSGLLLMLCLFLAGCSNTIPQVKSGFLGDYSQLQPSTQYDNTSIYQAPGFDRSSLAAVTEIKLEPFEVWIKQSQITSINREQLLELHSYFHRELTQALAADYKIVTVASANTLTIRGAFSGVKLTKPGWSVLDVTPFRIVINSGNAAYLMATDQKDLLSEVSIEAEFLLGTNPNRVFAMTASKELDVTVSQQSAGNVDAVTQVLDIWVEQFAAALANARQ from the coding sequence ATGAAAAATAAAATGAAAGTTGTTGTTAGTAACAAAAGTGGCTTGTTGCTGATGTTATGTCTGTTTTTAGCCGGTTGCAGTAATACGATACCTCAAGTGAAGTCGGGCTTTCTTGGTGATTACTCACAATTGCAGCCTTCGACTCAATATGACAATACCAGCATCTATCAGGCGCCAGGATTTGACCGGTCAAGCTTGGCTGCTGTTACAGAGATAAAACTAGAACCGTTTGAGGTATGGATTAAGCAAAGTCAAATAACCAGCATCAATCGTGAGCAGTTACTTGAGTTGCATTCATACTTTCATCGTGAACTGACCCAAGCACTAGCGGCAGATTATAAAATAGTGACGGTTGCCAGTGCTAATACATTAACTATCCGTGGCGCTTTTTCAGGAGTTAAACTAACCAAACCAGGTTGGTCAGTATTAGATGTCACGCCATTTCGAATCGTGATTAATTCTGGTAATGCCGCATATTTAATGGCTACTGACCAAAAAGATTTATTATCAGAGGTTTCGATTGAGGCTGAGTTTTTATTGGGTACTAACCCTAATCGCGTGTTTGCGATGACCGCGAGCAAAGAATTAGATGTAACTGTTAGCCAGCAAAGTGCTGGCAATGTCGACGCTGTGACTCAAGTACTCGATATTTGGGTAGAACAGTTTGCAGCGGCTTTAGCTAATGCTCGTCAATAG